Proteins co-encoded in one Bacillus infantis NRRL B-14911 genomic window:
- a CDS encoding EAL domain-containing protein: MDALDILTELDRVIPHFQAIFSADEHKVIGYEVLGRFTAGGSAESLGPFFLDDSIPEEYRLEVDNTVLMKALDHFAGRKGEELIFINRDASLLMHDSGEHFLQLLLQYQDKGISPERIVLEITERNYKGDLEHLDHLLNYYRTYGIKIAVDNMGNDSSRLDRIGQLSPDIIKADLKGLRSNASAASYRDILYSLSLLARRIGATLLFENIEMVYQLQFAWKNGGRYYQGFYLSTPQAATIEKDYLKEKLKTEFHRFILHETKKLEKIHAAAEGFQTKIQELLSKYKKIQDYEELLLALSGEMDGVAFRMYVCDVEGFQQSPNIFKKDGDWIIQHKYYRKNWSWRPYFLENIVRMRNDQKGILSDLYSDIETGETIRTFSFPLHSKDYLFIDIAYSFLYDQEGLL, encoded by the coding sequence ATGGATGCATTGGATATATTAACAGAACTTGACCGCGTTATACCGCATTTCCAGGCCATATTCAGTGCTGACGAACATAAGGTTATCGGTTATGAGGTATTGGGGAGATTTACTGCCGGCGGCTCGGCCGAAAGCCTTGGCCCGTTTTTTCTGGATGACAGCATCCCCGAAGAATACAGGCTTGAAGTGGATAACACGGTCCTGATGAAAGCACTCGATCATTTTGCCGGCAGGAAAGGGGAAGAGCTCATTTTCATCAACCGGGACGCCAGTCTTCTCATGCACGATTCCGGGGAGCATTTCCTGCAGCTCCTTTTGCAATACCAGGATAAAGGCATCAGCCCCGAAAGAATTGTACTCGAGATTACCGAAAGAAATTACAAGGGAGATCTTGAACACCTCGATCACCTCCTTAATTACTACAGGACGTACGGAATCAAGATAGCCGTTGACAATATGGGGAATGACAGCAGCAGGCTTGACAGGATCGGCCAGCTTTCCCCTGATATCATTAAAGCGGACCTAAAGGGTCTCAGGTCGAATGCGTCAGCTGCATCCTACCGTGATATTTTGTATTCTCTTTCCCTCCTGGCAAGAAGAATCGGGGCGACTCTCCTGTTTGAAAATATTGAAATGGTGTACCAGCTGCAGTTCGCCTGGAAAAATGGCGGAAGATACTACCAGGGATTTTATTTGTCCACACCCCAGGCTGCTACTATCGAGAAAGATTACCTGAAGGAAAAGCTGAAAACTGAATTCCATCGTTTTATCCTCCATGAAACAAAGAAGCTGGAAAAGATCCATGCAGCTGCTGAAGGATTTCAGACTAAAATCCAGGAGCTTTTGTCCAAGTACAAGAAAATTCAGGATTATGAAGAGCTTCTGCTGGCATTGTCGGGGGAAATGGATGGAGTTGCTTTCAGGATGTACGTATGCGATGTGGAAGGCTTCCAGCAGTCCCCCAATATCTTCAAAAAGGATGGAGACTGGATCATCCAGCATAAATATTACAGGAAGAACTGGAGCTGGCGCCCATACTTCCTTGAAAACATAGTGAGGATGAGAAATGACCAAAAAGGAATCCTGTCTGATCTGTACAGTGATATTGAAACAGGGGAAACCATCAGGACTTTTTCTTTCCCTTTGCATTCAAAGGATTACCTTTTCATAGATATTGCTTATTCTTTCTTGTATGACCAGGAAGGTCTGTTATAA
- a CDS encoding MFS transporter translates to MPALEKKQTAKAGSGISPWKLYFTLPVISWALYDFANTIFSSNIITIFFPFYLDEVVGTSEVLDQIASTFISYSNAVASFFLVLFSPLFGVMIDRTGRKKKYIVIFTLISVAAIILMGVFAGSSMDSTLFGLPMSLALVVVSFVIAKFFFHSSLVFYDSMITDIGTKENIPLISGFGVAVGYIGTLVGLTVYPFIGDDNFHEAFIPTGILFLVFSLPLFFFVKDNPKPAAKLKKESFLSGYREIYQTFKEMKLYKPVFTFMIAYFFLNDAIATTIAMMAIYAKAIIGFSTGQFILLYLVSTLSSIIGSFVFGYITKAKGANKAVKFVGILLLAALIIATFAVNEAMFWAAGSMFGISLGAMWVTTRTYIVELTPEDKRGQFFGLFAFSGKVSSIIGPFLYGSITLIFADWGDTASRMALGSLMILTIIGLIVHSKIQQPDEVKQG, encoded by the coding sequence ATGCCTGCACTGGAAAAGAAGCAGACAGCTAAGGCAGGAAGCGGCATAAGCCCATGGAAGCTGTATTTCACACTTCCTGTTATATCCTGGGCTTTATACGATTTTGCCAATACGATATTTTCATCCAATATCATTACTATTTTCTTTCCGTTTTATCTGGATGAAGTGGTCGGAACGAGCGAAGTGCTCGATCAGATTGCCAGCACTTTTATCTCTTATTCAAACGCAGTAGCAAGTTTCTTTTTAGTTTTATTTTCACCGCTGTTCGGTGTCATGATCGATAGGACCGGAAGAAAGAAGAAATACATTGTCATATTTACGCTCATTTCCGTGGCGGCCATCATCCTGATGGGAGTTTTTGCAGGAAGCAGCATGGACAGTACCCTATTCGGGCTGCCAATGTCCCTGGCGCTTGTAGTGGTTTCCTTTGTGATAGCCAAGTTCTTCTTCCATTCCAGCCTGGTTTTCTATGATTCTATGATTACGGATATAGGGACCAAGGAGAATATCCCTCTCATTTCCGGCTTTGGTGTTGCTGTCGGCTATATCGGTACTTTAGTAGGGCTCACTGTCTATCCTTTTATAGGAGATGACAATTTTCATGAAGCCTTCATTCCTACCGGGATTTTATTCCTTGTATTTTCCCTGCCGCTATTCTTTTTTGTAAAAGATAATCCGAAGCCTGCGGCTAAATTAAAGAAAGAATCTTTTTTGTCGGGATACAGGGAAATCTATCAGACTTTTAAAGAGATGAAGCTGTATAAACCGGTCTTTACCTTCATGATTGCTTATTTCTTTTTGAATGATGCGATAGCTACAACCATTGCCATGATGGCTATCTATGCAAAGGCAATAATTGGCTTTTCCACCGGCCAATTCATCCTGCTATATCTGGTGTCCACCTTATCAAGCATCATCGGTTCATTTGTTTTCGGGTATATCACGAAAGCAAAGGGAGCGAACAAGGCTGTCAAATTTGTCGGCATATTGCTTCTGGCAGCCCTTATCATAGCCACTTTTGCTGTCAACGAAGCGATGTTCTGGGCAGCCGGCAGCATGTTTGGCATTTCCCTGGGAGCCATGTGGGTGACAACGAGGACCTATATTGTTGAGCTGACACCCGAGGACAAAAGAGGCCAGTTCTTTGGGCTGTTTGCTTTTTCCGGGAAGGTTTCCTCCATCATCGGCCCTTTCCTATACGGCAGCATCACACTCATTTTCGCGGACTGGGGAGATACTGCCAGCCGTATGGCTCTTGGATCACTCATGATTCTTACTATCATCGGCCTTATTGTCCATTCGAAGATCCAGCAGCCAGATGAGGTAAAGCAGGGTTGA
- a CDS encoding PadR family transcriptional regulator, with the protein MSTEHSLLAVLSFWPSSGYDIKSEFEHKAAGLYWGMSYGSIYPKLKKLEEEGYVYSMEKEENGRNKKLYELTEKGWQEFEEWLCTPPAYPAVKDELFMKMSTWHKDMDTRHLISHLEKRKRESEDILGFVKEWPRNGISYVSSIGMLTIRYAEMRLETELRWIDESISILKAGELPEGQDPTGAEKKLLSRRRESLGLKSEDE; encoded by the coding sequence TTGTCAACTGAACACAGCTTACTTGCAGTACTAAGCTTTTGGCCCAGCTCTGGCTATGATATTAAATCAGAATTTGAACATAAAGCAGCAGGGCTTTATTGGGGCATGAGCTATGGAAGCATTTATCCGAAGCTGAAAAAGCTGGAGGAAGAGGGCTATGTATACTCAATGGAAAAAGAGGAAAATGGACGGAATAAAAAATTGTATGAACTGACGGAAAAAGGGTGGCAGGAATTTGAAGAGTGGCTGTGCACCCCGCCAGCATACCCGGCAGTCAAAGATGAACTATTCATGAAAATGAGCACCTGGCACAAGGATATGGATACCCGCCATTTAATCAGCCATCTCGAGAAAAGAAAACGCGAATCCGAAGATATCCTTGGTTTCGTGAAAGAATGGCCAAGGAACGGGATTTCCTATGTCAGCAGTATAGGCATGCTGACGATCCGCTATGCAGAGATGCGGCTGGAGACGGAGCTGAGATGGATCGACGAGAGCATATCCATATTAAAAGCCGGGGAATTGCCCGAAGGCCAGGATCCAACCGGGGCAGAGAAAAAATTGCTGTCCAGGCGCAGGGAATCGCTCGGACTGAAATCGGAGGATGAATAA
- a CDS encoding YkyB family protein: MNSDKSQTPRLHSTVENLSQAIFTVNRHAKTATNPKFLYKLKHEAILKLIKNGDARKIGLHYSGNPRYSQQQSDVLVECGSYTFHIPPAKKDFEDLPHLGKLDSAVRNPKTRLPLGQAKKLLSSYTGLKEESENQQHDKKKKYQKPVFKKLGESY; the protein is encoded by the coding sequence TTGAATTCGGACAAGAGTCAGACCCCCCGGCTGCATTCAACGGTTGAAAACCTCTCTCAAGCCATCTTCACTGTGAACCGCCATGCGAAAACAGCGACAAACCCTAAATTTTTATATAAACTGAAGCACGAAGCAATCCTGAAGCTGATTAAAAACGGAGATGCCCGTAAAATCGGCCTTCACTATTCCGGCAATCCAAGATACAGCCAGCAGCAATCAGACGTCCTGGTGGAGTGCGGGAGCTATACCTTCCACATCCCTCCTGCCAAAAAGGATTTCGAGGACCTTCCCCACCTCGGGAAGCTTGATTCCGCCGTGCGCAATCCAAAAACCCGGCTTCCACTCGGACAAGCAAAAAAACTCCTGTCTTCTTATACAGGATTAAAGGAAGAATCGGAAAATCAGCAGCATGATAAAAAGAAGAAATACCAAAAACCGGTATTCAAGAAACTGGGAGAAAGCTACTAA
- a CDS encoding MFS transporter produces MKNGIFSPLKDKAFRSLFGAQVFSDLGNWLDFVALQVIVVYYWGLGESAIAAVIITLGIPWVLIGPFASVFVDRLPKKTLMMVCMFCKIVFVAGLFWSPNLYVLLLFVFLKGTAAALYDPARQSMIRAIVAEDKLPEAVTLSQLSVNTMKIAGPALGGLLMAVFGTKSPFLFEAAGFLVSILFLASLPASKGLPADAETAKRTGEKEQSFWTDFAAGIRHIAGTRLLKISILLSSAAFFIIFLYDGLFIFVAKNLGFTQESFTFLISAVGLGSVAGSLALGKWTFWKKGPIHLMSASAFISGLFIILVGLGSFGILDLPQIVWLAGAFLLGFFGAGEAVPYGYVLQSETPQKMMGRVSAAAMGLQTFAMLIAPAAGALLAKLWGVSYVMAGAGSATCLMGALVLLYVLKKLKASAPEKSISHSV; encoded by the coding sequence ATGAAAAACGGCATTTTCTCCCCGTTGAAAGATAAAGCCTTCCGTTCCCTTTTTGGGGCGCAGGTCTTTTCCGATTTAGGTAATTGGCTGGATTTTGTGGCATTGCAGGTCATTGTTGTCTATTACTGGGGGCTTGGCGAATCTGCCATTGCTGCCGTTATCATCACTCTTGGTATTCCCTGGGTCTTGATCGGGCCGTTTGCAAGTGTGTTTGTTGACAGACTGCCAAAGAAAACTTTGATGATGGTTTGCATGTTTTGCAAAATTGTATTTGTCGCAGGACTTTTCTGGTCGCCAAATTTGTATGTACTGCTGCTGTTTGTCTTTTTAAAAGGGACTGCTGCTGCTCTTTATGACCCGGCAAGGCAAAGCATGATCCGGGCAATTGTGGCCGAAGATAAGCTGCCGGAGGCTGTGACGCTGAGCCAGCTGTCAGTGAATACCATGAAAATTGCCGGTCCTGCGCTTGGGGGCCTCCTCATGGCCGTATTCGGTACCAAGAGCCCGTTTCTGTTTGAAGCGGCCGGTTTTCTGGTCAGCATCCTCTTTTTGGCCTCGCTGCCGGCATCCAAAGGATTGCCTGCCGATGCAGAAACCGCAAAAAGGACCGGTGAGAAAGAGCAAAGCTTTTGGACAGATTTCGCAGCTGGCATCAGGCATATTGCCGGCACACGGCTATTGAAGATTTCTATTCTGCTGTCTTCTGCCGCATTTTTCATCATCTTCCTATATGATGGACTGTTTATCTTTGTCGCAAAAAATCTCGGATTCACGCAAGAAAGTTTCACCTTTTTAATCAGTGCTGTGGGACTTGGGAGTGTTGCCGGGTCACTGGCGCTTGGAAAATGGACTTTCTGGAAAAAGGGTCCGATCCATTTAATGTCTGCTTCAGCATTTATCAGCGGACTTTTTATTATCCTGGTCGGATTGGGCAGCTTCGGCATCCTTGATCTCCCCCAAATAGTCTGGCTTGCAGGTGCCTTCCTGCTCGGCTTTTTCGGAGCAGGTGAAGCTGTTCCATATGGTTATGTGCTGCAGTCCGAAACACCGCAGAAAATGATGGGCAGGGTATCTGCTGCAGCCATGGGCCTGCAGACCTTCGCGATGCTGATTGCACCTGCTGCGGGAGCCCTTCTGGCCAAATTATGGGGTGTATCTTATGTTATGGCTGGTGCAGGAAGCGCCACTTGCCTAATGGGGGCTCTAGTGCTGCTCTACGTACTTAAGAAGCTTAAAGCGTCAGCTCCGGAGAAATCAATCAGCCACTCCGTCTGA
- a CDS encoding chemotaxis protein — translation MESNNGILLESGTNELEIVEFTVGGNQFGINVIKVKEIINPLPVVQIPRSHKNVEGIIELRGEVLPVINVAEALGLAAGGSPETDKYIVAEFNQQKVVFHVQNVTQIHRISWDKIEKPSELYQGAESQIIGVVKINGGMVLLLDFEKIVVDINPESGINVQMVQKLGERERSTKKLIVAEDSPLLRKLLHDTLAEAGFQYVEFFENGRDVLEYLQKLESDGKNLKEEVQLVITDIEMPQMDGHHLTKRIKSSQSFGELPVIIFSSLITDDLRHKGQMVGADAQVSKPEIAELVLLIDKHAL, via the coding sequence ATGGAATCTAATAATGGTATTTTGCTGGAAAGCGGCACAAATGAACTTGAAATCGTCGAGTTTACAGTTGGAGGCAATCAATTCGGAATCAATGTCATCAAGGTGAAGGAAATCATCAATCCTCTTCCTGTTGTGCAAATTCCGCGTTCACACAAAAATGTAGAGGGAATCATTGAGCTGCGCGGAGAGGTGCTTCCAGTCATCAATGTAGCGGAAGCTCTCGGGCTTGCCGCGGGCGGGAGTCCGGAAACCGATAAATATATCGTGGCAGAATTCAACCAGCAGAAGGTTGTATTCCATGTCCAGAATGTTACCCAGATCCATCGGATATCATGGGATAAAATTGAGAAGCCGTCAGAACTGTACCAGGGAGCTGAAAGCCAGATCATCGGGGTCGTTAAGATAAATGGCGGCATGGTATTATTGCTCGACTTTGAAAAAATAGTCGTCGATATCAACCCTGAATCAGGAATCAATGTCCAAATGGTGCAAAAGCTTGGTGAAAGGGAGCGCAGCACGAAGAAGCTTATTGTTGCCGAAGATTCTCCCCTTCTCCGGAAGCTTCTGCATGATACCCTGGCGGAAGCAGGTTTTCAATACGTGGAATTCTTCGAAAATGGGCGGGATGTACTCGAATATCTCCAGAAGCTGGAAAGTGATGGAAAGAATCTCAAAGAAGAAGTCCAGCTGGTCATAACGGATATAGAGATGCCGCAGATGGACGGCCATCATTTAACAAAGCGGATCAAATCAAGCCAGTCCTTCGGGGAGCTGCCTGTGATTATATTCTCTTCGCTGATTACGGATGATCTGCGCCATAAGGGGCAAATGGTAGGGGCAGATGCCCAGGTGAGCAAGCCGGAGATTGCTGAGCTCGTTTTATTGATCGATAAACATGCATTATGA
- a CDS encoding metallophosphoesterase, protein MTKKISRRSFLKTAAGSLLTALAAGSGSYYYAREIEPKLLDTAVHKIIDPSIPQAFNNFRAVQFSDTHIGFQYTLGQLEKLAGKINSLEPDIIFFTGDLMDEPNKFLQAERIVSILEQLNAPFGKFAVYGNHDHGGYGSDIYKNIIEKSGFRLLLNESHQVKLGENSIYIAGVDDAMLGRPDLKKTAGSIPEGHYSILLSHAPDLADKAYENSFHFQLSGHSHGGQVKIPFFGALVTPPYGQKYYEGFYTIGDTDPLTLYVNRGLGTTRLPFRFLSKPELTLFTFHSS, encoded by the coding sequence ATGACTAAAAAAATATCACGAAGATCATTTCTGAAAACAGCTGCCGGGTCTCTTTTGACAGCATTGGCGGCAGGCTCCGGAAGCTATTATTACGCGCGGGAGATTGAACCGAAGTTACTGGACACGGCCGTCCATAAGATAATAGATCCATCCATCCCGCAGGCCTTCAATAATTTCAGGGCTGTGCAATTCAGCGATACCCATATAGGCTTCCAGTACACGCTCGGCCAGCTTGAAAAACTCGCCGGCAAAATAAACAGCCTGGAGCCGGATATCATCTTCTTTACTGGGGATCTGATGGATGAGCCTAATAAATTCTTGCAGGCAGAGCGGATTGTCTCAATCCTTGAGCAGCTTAATGCCCCTTTCGGCAAATTTGCCGTTTACGGCAACCATGACCACGGCGGTTACGGGTCCGATATCTATAAAAATATCATTGAAAAAAGCGGCTTCAGACTCCTCCTCAATGAGTCTCATCAAGTGAAGCTTGGAGAGAACAGCATTTATATAGCGGGAGTTGATGATGCCATGCTCGGAAGGCCCGATTTGAAAAAAACGGCAGGAAGCATTCCGGAAGGACACTACAGCATCCTCCTGTCACACGCTCCGGACCTGGCAGACAAGGCATATGAAAATTCCTTCCACTTTCAGCTGAGCGGCCACAGCCACGGAGGACAGGTTAAGATTCCGTTTTTTGGGGCACTGGTCACCCCGCCTTATGGACAAAAATACTATGAAGGCTTTTATACAATCGGCGACACAGACCCTTTGACTCTTTATGTCAATCGAGGGCTCGGCACTACAAGGCTTCCATTCAGATTTTTATCCAAGCCTGAGCTGACACTTTTCACCTTCCATTCCTCCTGA
- a CDS encoding L,D-transpeptidase family protein, which translates to MEWLLIYHTVRQGETLTSISMDYRRPIAQLLAANPQISNPNQIYQGQRVMIPGLPEPSAIPYSISITLSTRRLSLLKNGILQKTYPVGIGKMLTQTPPGDYVIVNREPNPGGPFGIMWLSLSKAGYGIHGTNNPASIGKAVSKGCVRMNNQDVLELSGIVPNGTRVMIRN; encoded by the coding sequence ATGGAGTGGCTGCTTATCTACCATACAGTAAGGCAAGGCGAAACCCTGACAAGCATCTCAATGGACTACCGCCGCCCGATTGCCCAGTTATTGGCCGCAAACCCGCAAATCAGCAACCCCAATCAGATTTATCAAGGGCAAAGAGTGATGATTCCCGGACTTCCTGAGCCTTCAGCAATCCCGTATTCAATAAGCATTACGTTATCCACCCGCCGCTTGTCTCTCCTTAAAAATGGAATCCTACAAAAAACCTATCCTGTCGGCATCGGCAAGATGCTGACACAAACACCGCCAGGCGATTATGTAATTGTTAATCGCGAACCCAATCCTGGCGGTCCTTTTGGCATCATGTGGCTTTCTTTATCAAAAGCAGGCTACGGGATCCATGGCACCAATAACCCTGCTTCCATCGGCAAGGCAGTCTCCAAAGGCTGTGTGCGGATGAATAACCAGGATGTACTGGAACTTTCCGGAATTGTACCAAATGGAACACGGGTTATGATTAGAAATTGA
- a CDS encoding C39 family peptidase: MKNMYMIILMLPLLGCSSHLDKQESAMKGQSSGEIQENLSAGKETAGQPENAAGREKVILDVPLIKQNPELKYGCEVTSLAMMLQYAGVKADKMDLYHKIKKDPDPIIKSNRDIVQWGNPAHGFVGDMTGKQAGYAAFDKPIFELALQYLPGRAVNLTGKSFEDILSHVSQGYPAVVWTTGDYRLPDRWESWTHEGELIKTPLDLHAVTLVGYDTRFVYINDPLSGKKQVRITKEKFKSSWLALKSRAISYK; encoded by the coding sequence TTGAAAAATATGTATATGATCATCTTAATGCTTCCGCTGCTGGGCTGCAGCAGCCACCTCGACAAACAGGAGTCTGCAATGAAGGGCCAGTCTTCGGGTGAGATACAAGAAAACCTGTCAGCAGGCAAGGAGACTGCCGGGCAGCCTGAAAATGCTGCCGGCAGGGAGAAGGTTATATTGGATGTTCCGCTGATAAAGCAGAATCCTGAGCTGAAATATGGCTGTGAAGTGACGAGCCTTGCCATGATGCTCCAATACGCAGGAGTCAAGGCTGATAAAATGGACCTTTATCACAAAATAAAAAAAGATCCTGATCCAATTATAAAATCAAACAGGGATATTGTTCAATGGGGAAATCCTGCCCACGGGTTTGTCGGGGACATGACCGGAAAGCAAGCGGGCTATGCAGCCTTTGATAAACCGATCTTTGAACTGGCCCTGCAGTACCTTCCTGGCAGAGCAGTGAATCTGACGGGGAAATCCTTTGAAGACATTCTGTCACACGTAAGCCAGGGCTATCCTGCAGTAGTATGGACAACAGGTGATTACAGGCTTCCTGACCGATGGGAATCCTGGACGCATGAAGGAGAGTTAATTAAAACGCCGCTCGATTTGCATGCGGTAACCCTTGTAGGCTATGACACACGGTTTGTTTATATAAATGACCCGCTGTCAGGGAAAAAACAGGTGCGCATCACAAAAGAAAAATTCAAATCCTCATGGCTTGCATTGAAATCCAGGGCAATTAGCTATAAATAA
- a CDS encoding DUF3993 domain-containing protein — MYIKEMIILSAAAILAFMLPKAGAEAAEDHALENREEVLQFLESAFEAQTSLSEEPRSLEEIEAVLDPYFTDSYASLFLQENLSEEGNGNIIYGTDFGLYYIPFFEFTEETKVVIDPGKILVFEYFPAMNEGPTAYAGHYEGIRIEKTDSGWKVAEWLYDEAPLNILSSATSDLVYKGSNDRTGFSRDADNLKPMAGSVLPVPGLTLSCSDKRLLLMEA, encoded by the coding sequence GTGTATATAAAAGAGATGATTATCCTGTCTGCTGCAGCCATTCTGGCGTTTATGCTTCCGAAGGCAGGTGCAGAAGCTGCTGAAGACCATGCTCTGGAAAACAGGGAAGAGGTGCTGCAGTTCCTGGAAAGTGCTTTTGAAGCGCAGACATCTCTGAGTGAGGAGCCAAGATCGCTGGAAGAGATAGAAGCTGTTCTTGACCCTTATTTTACAGACAGCTATGCAAGCCTCTTTCTGCAGGAGAACCTGTCAGAGGAAGGGAACGGGAATATTATTTACGGAACTGACTTTGGTTTGTATTATATACCGTTCTTTGAGTTTACGGAGGAGACGAAAGTGGTCATTGATCCTGGAAAAATTCTTGTTTTTGAATATTTTCCAGCAATGAACGAAGGTCCAACTGCTTATGCAGGACATTATGAAGGCATCCGGATCGAAAAAACTGATTCAGGCTGGAAAGTGGCAGAATGGCTTTATGATGAGGCGCCCCTGAATATATTATCAAGTGCGACTTCTGATTTAGTATACAAAGGATCCAATGACAGGACCGGATTCTCAAGGGATGCGGATAATCTTAAACCGATGGCCGGCAGCGTTTTGCCGGTTCCCGGCCTGACCCTGAGCTGCAGTGATAAAAGGCTGCTGCTGATGGAGGCATAA
- the fadH gene encoding 2,4-dienoyl-CoA reductase, which yields MEGKTVIVTGGSSGMGKYMAKRFSEAGANVMITGRNMEKLEEAKKEIETKGEVLPFQMDVREPEHVKAMAEKAHDTFGSIDFLVNNAAGNFICPAESLSANGWNSVINIVLNGTFYCSSEIGKYWIEKGIKGSIINMVATYAWDAGPGVIHSAAAKAGVLSMTRTLAVEWGRKYGIRVNAIAPGPIERTGGAEKLWESEEAAKRTLNSVPLGRLGKPEEIAGLAFFLFSEQAAYINGECISMDGGQWLNQHPF from the coding sequence ATGGAAGGCAAAACAGTCATAGTGACCGGCGGATCGAGCGGGATGGGCAAATATATGGCAAAAAGATTCTCGGAAGCTGGAGCAAATGTCATGATTACCGGCCGCAATATGGAAAAGCTGGAGGAAGCTAAAAAGGAAATCGAAACGAAGGGAGAAGTGCTTCCTTTTCAAATGGATGTCAGGGAGCCTGAGCATGTTAAAGCGATGGCGGAAAAAGCACATGATACTTTTGGCAGCATTGATTTTCTTGTCAATAATGCTGCTGGGAACTTCATTTGCCCGGCAGAGAGCCTGAGCGCCAATGGCTGGAATTCCGTCATTAATATCGTTTTAAATGGAACATTTTACTGCAGCAGCGAAATCGGAAAGTATTGGATTGAGAAGGGCATTAAAGGCAGCATCATCAACATGGTTGCCACTTATGCCTGGGATGCCGGGCCGGGGGTGATTCACTCGGCGGCTGCTAAGGCGGGGGTTCTTTCAATGACAAGGACGCTTGCTGTTGAGTGGGGCAGGAAGTATGGCATCCGTGTTAATGCAATAGCGCCAGGTCCTATTGAAAGGACAGGCGGTGCAGAAAAGCTTTGGGAGTCAGAGGAAGCAGCGAAAAGAACCTTGAACAGTGTCCCTTTAGGCCGGCTTGGAAAGCCGGAGGAAATTGCCGGGCTTGCGTTCTTCCTCTTTTCTGAACAAGCTGCCTATATTAATGGTGAATGTATTTCAATGGATGGGGGCCAGTGGCTCAACCAGCATCCTTTTTAA
- a CDS encoding glutaredoxin family protein: protein MKQITLYSQPDCPPCEISKRFLQEYGFSYEVKDISTDKKAREELTKRYNSYSTPTFVIDQTVITGFDLEKLKAELNIE, encoded by the coding sequence ATGAAGCAAATTACCCTATATTCTCAGCCAGACTGCCCGCCATGCGAGATTTCCAAGCGCTTCCTCCAGGAATACGGCTTTTCATATGAAGTGAAGGATATCAGCACCGATAAAAAAGCCAGGGAAGAATTAACCAAAAGATATAATTCCTACTCCACTCCAACCTTTGTGATCGATCAAACCGTCATAACTGGTTTTGACCTGGAAAAGTTAAAAGCAGAGCTGAATATCGAATAG
- a CDS encoding MBL fold metallo-hydrolase has product MQKPAKLAEKLFLIDGYDLNMEERTGTYILAEDSLAIIETSASPSVTRILDGLEALNLSVKEVKYIILTHIHLDHAGGAGLLLKSCPQAKVMVHPKGEKHLADPSRLIAGAKAVYGDQFEALFDPILPIPPDRLEAMEDGRELRLSDTCTLAFFDTPGHANHHFSVYYPPENGMFTGDTAGIFYPQLYREGTEFYLPSTSPNQFSPEKMLASISLYESRKLDCLFFGHYGISRNPAEAYFQVRSWLEIFIEEAETAFHAASHNEAPGQIASRLKKRVFAHLSQKGIADDHPIYSLLSLDLEVSAMGLADYLAKRDNKTEKLR; this is encoded by the coding sequence TTGCAAAAGCCGGCAAAGTTAGCCGAAAAGCTTTTTTTAATCGATGGTTACGACCTGAATATGGAAGAGCGGACAGGAACTTACATATTGGCTGAAGACAGCCTTGCCATCATTGAAACCTCAGCAAGCCCTTCAGTCACAAGAATCCTTGATGGGCTCGAAGCGTTAAACCTCTCTGTCAAAGAAGTGAAATATATCATCCTCACCCACATTCACCTTGATCATGCCGGGGGAGCTGGACTTTTGCTCAAATCATGCCCGCAGGCAAAAGTGATGGTCCATCCAAAGGGCGAAAAACATCTGGCAGATCCATCCCGCCTGATTGCCGGAGCAAAAGCCGTATACGGCGATCAATTTGAAGCTCTCTTTGATCCGATACTCCCAATCCCGCCAGACAGGCTGGAAGCAATGGAGGATGGAAGGGAGCTGAGGCTGAGCGATACATGTACACTAGCCTTTTTTGATACACCAGGTCATGCAAACCATCACTTCAGTGTCTATTATCCCCCTGAAAACGGAATGTTTACAGGCGACACGGCTGGCATCTTCTATCCTCAGCTTTATAGGGAGGGCACTGAATTTTACTTGCCTTCCACTTCGCCAAATCAATTCAGTCCTGAAAAAATGCTGGCTTCCATCTCTTTGTATGAATCAAGAAAACTTGACTGCCTTTTCTTCGGGCACTATGGCATATCGCGAAATCCTGCAGAAGCATATTTTCAGGTCAGGAGCTGGCTTGAAATATTCATTGAAGAAGCAGAAACAGCCTTTCACGCCGCTTCACATAATGAAGCACCTGGCCAAATAGCCTCTCGCCTCAAAAAGAGGGTCTTTGCCCATTTAAGCCAAAAGGGCATTGCGGACGACCATCCTATATACAGCCTGCTGTCACTTGATTTAGAAGTGTCAGCGATGGGGCTTGCGGATTATTTGGCAAAAAGGGACAATAAAACGGAAAAACTGCGGTAA